In Rattus norvegicus strain BN/NHsdMcwi chromosome 1, GRCr8, whole genome shotgun sequence, a genomic segment contains:
- the Trip13 gene encoding pachytene checkpoint protein 2 homolog isoform X1 codes for MDDAVGDLKQALPCVAESPAVHVEVLQRSGSTAKKEDIKQSVYRLLKRHNIVFGDYVWTEFDEPFLTRNVQSVSIVDTELKAKDPQPIDLSACTIALHIFQLNEEGPSSENLDEETENIIAASHWVLPAAEFHGLWDSLVYDVEVKSHLLDYVMTTLLFSDKNVDSNLITWNRVVLLHGPPGTGKTSLCKALAQKLTIRLSSRYRYGQLIEINSHSLFSKWFSESGKLVTKMFQKIQDLIDDKEALVFVLIDEVESLTAARNACRAGAEPSDAIRVVNAVLTQIDQIKRHSNVVILTTSNITEKIDVAFVDRADIKQYIGPPSAAAIFKIYLSCLEELMKCQIIYPRQQLLTLRELEMIGFIENNVSKLSLLLSEISRKSEGLSGRVLRKLPFLAHALYIQAPSVTIEGFLQALSLAVDKQFEEKKKLSAHV; via the exons ATGGACGACGCGGTGGGCGACCTGAAGCAAGCGCTTCCGTGTGTTGCCGAGTCGCCCGCGGTCCATGTGGAGGTTTTGCAGCGCAGCGGAAG CACTGCAAAAAAAGAAGATATAAAGCAGAGCGTTTACAGGCTGCTCAAGAGGCATAACATTGTGTTTGGAGATTACGTGTGGACTGAGTTTGATGAGCCTTTTCTAACTAGAAATGTTCAGTCGGTATCTATTGTTGACACAGAATTAAAGGCTAAAGACCCTCAG CCCATTGATCTGAGTGCATGCACCATTGCACTTCACATCTTCCAGCTGAATGAAGAAGGCCCCAGCAGTGAAAATTTggatgaagaaacagaaaatataattGCAGCAAGTCACTGGGTTTTGCCTGCAG CTGAATTTCATGGGCTTTGGGATAGCCTCGTGTATGATGTGGAGGTCAAATCACAT CTCCTTGACTATGTGATGACCACCTTACTATTCTCAGACAAGAATGTGGACAGCAACCTTATCACCTGGAACCGGGTGGTACTGCTGCACG GTCCTCCGGGTACTGGAAAGACATCCCTTTGTAAGGCATTAGCCCAGAAACTGACCATCAGACTGTCAAGCAG GTACCGGTATGGCCAGTTAATTGAAATAAACAGCCACAGCCTATTTTCTAAGTGGTTTTCAGAA AGTGGCAAGTTGGTAACTAAGATGTTCCAGAAGATTCAGGACTTGATTGATGATAAAGAAGCTTTGGTGTTTGTTCTGATTGATGAG GTGGAGAGTCTTACAGCTGCTCGAAATGCTTGCAGGGCAGGCGCAGAGCCATCAGATGCTATCCGTGTAGTCAATGCTGTGTTGACTCAGATTGATCAGATTAAAAG GCATTCCAATGTGGTGATTCTGACCACTTCCAACATCACTGAGAAGATTGATGTGGCCTTTGTGGATAGAGCTGACATCAAACAATATATTGGCCCCCCCTCTGCAGCAGCCATCTTCAAAATCTACCTGTCTTGTTTAGAAGAACTGATGAAG TGCCAGATCATATATCCCCGTCAGCAGCTGTTGACCCTTCGAGAGCTGGAAATGATTGGCTTCATTGAAAATAATGTGTCGAAGTTGAGCCTCCTTTTGAGTGAAATTTCAAG GAAGAGTGAGGGCCTCAGCGGCCGGGTCTTGAGGAAACTTCCTTTCCTGGCTCATGCGCTGTATATCCAG GCTCCCAGCGTCACCATCGAGGGTTTCCTCCAGGCCCTGTCTCTGGCAGTGGacaaacagtttgaggagaaaaagaaactctCAGCTCATGTTTGA